A single window of Alphaproteobacteria bacterium DNA harbors:
- a CDS encoding ABC transporter ATP-binding protein codes for MLNLSNVDAGYGTFQALFGVSLEVRAGEAVAVIGPNGAGKTTLMRVISGLIAARGGTMVMEGADLTKTPPHEIITLGIAHVPEGRRLFPGMTVEDNLRMGAFIPSARAKFDERLAFVYELFPRMKERRHQLAGTMSGGEQQMCAIGRALMSEPKLLLLDEPSAGLAPVIVQRIFELVQQIRERGLTVLIVEQNVQQVLQVVDRAYVLEAGSIRMSGSSRELAASEEVRRLYMGL; via the coding sequence ATGCTCAATTTATCGAATGTGGACGCCGGCTACGGCACCTTCCAGGCGCTGTTCGGCGTCAGCCTGGAGGTTCGGGCCGGCGAGGCGGTGGCCGTCATCGGGCCGAACGGCGCCGGCAAGACGACGCTGATGCGGGTCATTTCCGGCCTGATCGCGGCCCGCGGCGGAACGATGGTCATGGAAGGCGCAGACCTGACCAAGACCCCGCCGCACGAGATCATCACGCTCGGCATCGCCCACGTGCCCGAGGGCCGGCGCCTGTTCCCCGGCATGACCGTGGAAGACAATCTGCGCATGGGCGCCTTCATCCCCTCGGCCCGGGCCAAGTTCGACGAGCGGCTGGCCTTCGTCTACGAACTGTTCCCGCGCATGAAGGAGCGGCGCCACCAGTTGGCCGGCACCATGTCCGGCGGCGAGCAGCAAATGTGCGCCATCGGCCGCGCGCTGATGAGCGAGCCGAAACTGCTGCTGCTGGACGAGCCGTCCGCCGGTCTGGCGCCGGTGATCGTGCAGCGCATTTTCGAACTGGTGCAGCAAATCCGCGAACGGGGCCTGACGGTCCTGATCGTCGAGCAGAACGTGCAGCAGGTGCTGCAGGTCGTCGACCGGGCCTATGTGCTGGAAGCCGGTTCGATCCGCATGAGCGGCTCGTCCCGGGAGCTTGCGGCAAGCGAAGAGGTCCGGCGCCTCTATATGGGCCTGTGA
- a CDS encoding ABC transporter ATP-binding protein, protein MLAVRNLVKRFGGFTAVNNVSFDVEEGEILGLIGPNGSGKSTTFNMLSGTFPPTQGSIVFEGRELAGLKPHRITHLGIGRTFQIPRPFRRLTILENAALAGYYGQDDVTRTQAWESAERALEIVGLPTDPKAEVGTLGAAGLKKLELAKALATRPRLLLADESLGGLDDAEMDQAADMLNMVRKEMGITIIWVEHIMGVLMRVVDRVMVLDHGEKICEGSPADVAGDPRVIEVYLGTDASHASEAAERGAAART, encoded by the coding sequence GTGTTGGCTGTCAGAAATCTCGTTAAGCGGTTTGGCGGCTTCACGGCCGTGAACAATGTGTCCTTCGATGTGGAAGAAGGCGAAATCCTGGGTCTGATCGGCCCGAACGGCTCTGGCAAGAGCACGACCTTCAACATGCTGTCCGGCACGTTTCCACCGACCCAGGGCTCGATCGTGTTCGAGGGGCGCGAACTGGCGGGGCTGAAACCGCATCGCATCACCCATCTGGGCATCGGCCGCACCTTCCAGATTCCGCGGCCGTTCCGGCGCCTGACCATTCTGGAGAATGCGGCGCTGGCCGGCTATTACGGCCAGGACGACGTCACGCGGACGCAAGCCTGGGAATCGGCCGAGCGGGCCCTGGAAATCGTCGGCCTGCCGACGGACCCCAAGGCCGAAGTCGGCACGCTGGGCGCGGCCGGGCTGAAAAAGCTGGAACTGGCCAAGGCGCTCGCCACCCGGCCCCGCCTGTTGCTGGCCGACGAAAGCCTGGGCGGGCTCGACGATGCCGAGATGGACCAGGCGGCGGACATGCTCAACATGGTGCGCAAGGAAATGGGCATCACCATCATCTGGGTGGAGCACATCATGGGCGTGCTGATGCGGGTGGTGGACCGCGTCATGGTGCTGGATCACGGCGAGAAGATCTGCGAGGGCAGCCCGGCGGATGTCGCCGGCGACCCAAGGGTGATCGAGGTCTATCTGGGCACCGACGCCAGCCATGCGAGCGAGGCCGCCGAGCGCGGCGCCGCGGCGCGCACCTGA
- a CDS encoding ABC transporter substrate-binding protein, whose amino-acid sequence MGLGQFARALALGAAAVAMIATAHAAEKKIKVGVIYDYTGPLAGGGSELQAKGAKIAIDYINGQGGVDGYMIDPIYADAQSKPDVAINEAVRLIEQEHVDMLLGFYSSAQCVPVAARVDQLKKFMWITTCISSAVLKDRHLQYVFRPTVHSDQYGQTSVGFLNAMSEEKLGIKPSKLKVAIIHEDGPYGSGVAAGNLATAKKFGMKVVLDEGYSATAPDLSSLVTKLKRARPDVILHTGYNPDITLFLRQAQEQGLRFKVLIGHGAGYGVPSKLYEAFGDGANYIFNVDPVSIWLLNPKSLAPGLGEITEKFGKAFAKENGTPDMDLKEISAHVGMAASNTYLFFTKVLPVAIEKFGGIDAESLRKAALELDIPTGGTLLGFGAKFPQPGSDMDGQNERAFPVIVQYINHEIKVAWPKELQTVDPVLPLPSSSPFAK is encoded by the coding sequence ATGGGTTTGGGTCAATTTGCCCGCGCGCTTGCGCTGGGAGCGGCAGCGGTTGCGATGATCGCAACGGCACACGCCGCAGAGAAGAAGATCAAGGTCGGCGTCATATACGATTACACGGGACCGCTGGCCGGCGGCGGATCGGAGTTGCAGGCCAAGGGCGCCAAGATCGCCATCGACTATATCAACGGCCAGGGCGGCGTTGACGGCTATATGATCGATCCGATCTATGCCGACGCCCAGTCCAAGCCCGATGTGGCAATCAACGAGGCCGTCCGCCTGATCGAGCAGGAACACGTCGACATGCTGCTGGGCTTCTACAGCTCGGCCCAGTGCGTGCCGGTGGCCGCCCGCGTCGACCAGCTGAAGAAATTCATGTGGATCACCACCTGCATTTCGTCGGCCGTGTTGAAGGACCGCCACCTGCAATACGTGTTCCGCCCGACCGTGCACAGCGACCAGTACGGCCAGACCTCGGTCGGCTTCCTGAACGCCATGTCGGAAGAAAAGCTGGGCATCAAACCCAGCAAGCTGAAGGTCGCCATCATCCACGAGGACGGCCCCTACGGCTCCGGCGTGGCCGCCGGCAATCTGGCGACCGCCAAGAAATTCGGCATGAAAGTGGTGCTGGACGAGGGCTATTCGGCAACGGCGCCCGACCTCTCGTCGCTGGTGACCAAGCTGAAGCGGGCGCGGCCGGACGTGATCCTGCACACCGGCTATAACCCGGACATCACGCTGTTCCTGCGCCAGGCCCAGGAGCAGGGCCTGCGGTTCAAGGTGCTGATCGGCCATGGCGCCGGCTATGGCGTGCCGAGCAAGCTGTACGAGGCCTTCGGCGACGGCGCCAATTACATCTTCAACGTCGACCCGGTGTCGATCTGGCTGCTGAACCCGAAATCGCTGGCGCCGGGCCTGGGCGAGATCACCGAGAAATTCGGCAAGGCGTTCGCCAAGGAGAACGGCACGCCGGACATGGACCTGAAGGAAATCTCGGCCCATGTCGGCATGGCCGCGTCCAACACCTATCTGTTCTTCACCAAGGTGTTGCCGGTCGCCATCGAGAAGTTCGGCGGCATCGACGCCGAGTCCCTGCGCAAGGCCGCATTGGAACTCGACATTCCGACCGGCGGGACCTTGCTGGGCTTCGGCGCCAAATTCCCGCAGCCGGGCAGTGACATGGACGGCCAGAACGAACGCGCCTTCCCGGTGATCGTCCAGTACATCAACCACGAAATCAAAGTGGCCTGGCCGAAAGAACTGCAGACCGTCGATCCGGTCCTGCCGCTGCCGAGCAGCTCGCCCTTCGCCAAATAG
- a CDS encoding thioesterase family protein, which yields MTAKAPLAIHTDSVRPEWIDYNGHMNVAFYVLAFDYATDAFFDYLGLGEAYKNKYNFSTFTLEGHITYDREVLEGDPLAFKTYLLDYDDKRIHYFHEMYHGTEGYLAATNELMTIHIDMSQRRSAPFAPEMKERLEALMQEHRHLPRPEKVGRTIGIRRKAG from the coding sequence ATGACGGCCAAGGCCCCTCTCGCCATCCACACCGACAGCGTGCGCCCCGAATGGATCGACTATAATGGCCATATGAACGTCGCCTTTTATGTGCTGGCGTTCGACTATGCCACCGATGCCTTTTTCGACTATCTGGGCCTGGGGGAGGCATACAAGAATAAGTACAACTTTTCGACTTTTACCCTGGAAGGCCACATTACCTATGATCGGGAGGTGCTGGAGGGCGATCCCCTGGCCTTCAAAACCTACCTCCTGGATTATGACGACAAGCGCATTCACTATTTCCACGAGATGTACCACGGCACCGAAGGCTATCTGGCGGCCACGAACGAGTTGATGACCATCCATATCGACATGAGCCAGCGCCGATCCGCGCCGTTCGCGCCGGAGATGAAAGAGCGCCTCGAAGCCCTGATGCAGGAGCACCGCCATCTGCCGCGCCCGGAAAAAGTCGGCCGCACCATCGGGATCCGGCGCAAGGCCGGGTAG
- a CDS encoding pentapeptide repeat-containing protein, giving the protein MRRSLCIALFAGLLALPGASAHADCVDPPGPKVDWTRCYFDERNFSGVTLVEARLKDATFSRGNLTDADLSGADASRAKFIHATMVRVRLTEARLREADFTNADLRQATFEGADLSRARLFRADLRGADFSNAKMRGADLLEANLSGALWTDGRRRCAEGSIGQCR; this is encoded by the coding sequence ATGCGACGCTCTCTCTGCATCGCTCTGTTCGCCGGCCTGCTGGCATTGCCGGGGGCTTCGGCGCATGCGGATTGTGTCGACCCGCCGGGGCCCAAGGTCGATTGGACCCGCTGCTATTTCGACGAGCGCAACTTCTCCGGCGTCACCCTCGTCGAGGCGCGGTTGAAGGACGCCACGTTCAGCCGCGGCAACCTGACCGACGCCGATCTCTCCGGCGCCGATGCGAGCCGCGCCAAGTTCATTCACGCCACCATGGTGCGGGTGCGCCTGACCGAGGCGCGGCTGCGCGAGGCGGATTTCACCAATGCGGACCTGCGCCAGGCCACGTTCGAGGGGGCGGATTTGAGCCGGGCCCGGCTGTTCCGGGCCGATCTGCGCGGCGCCGATTTCTCCAATGCCAAGATGCGCGGCGCCGACCTGCTGGAGGCGAACCTTTCCGGCGCGCTCTGGACCGATGGCCGCCGCCGCTGCGCGGAAGGGTCGATCGGCCAGTGCCGCTGA
- a CDS encoding chloride channel protein — MPTIFKRKSRYELVKLCILAIIIGVVTGFGAIFFRLLIALIHNAAFLGVFSWEEISHVPTQVGVWGPLVILVPIIGGLGVVYLVKTFAPEARGHGVPEVMDAVYYKEGKIRPVVAVVKSLASALSIGTGASVGREGPIIQIGSSFGSSLAQLLGLAPWQRITLLASGAGAGIAATFNTPLGGVMFAVELLMPEVSSRTFLPVVLATATATYVGRMFFGMAPAFTVPLISDPVVDVINLPELGGFILLGVVIGLGAVAFIRLLSYLEDVFPSLPVNIYVQNIIGMAIIGTAMYVLSLVYGQYFIEGAGYVTIQGILDDQFNSITILAVLFIAKLLATTISLGSGASGGVFSPSLFLGSTLGGLVGAILAYIWPDGGFSVGEFALVGMAAMVGGATGAAMTAIVMIFEMTRDYNLIVPMVTAVALAIGVRRALSPENIYTIKLVGRGHRIPKERHTNMFLVRHAGNVMDERFLVLPVDTGMAAAAAQVKATEPRPHYVIFHEGDHIKSVVPYETYFDSSEETGATVRPQKSLRFVLARPTDILHDVLKRLGHGVGGVALVVENKGVPRINDVRGVISLENIGEEVLRHFRQ, encoded by the coding sequence ATGCCCACCATATTCAAGCGGAAGTCCAGGTACGAACTCGTCAAGCTATGCATTTTGGCGATCATTATCGGGGTGGTGACCGGATTTGGCGCCATCTTTTTCCGATTATTGATCGCCTTGATTCATAACGCCGCGTTTCTTGGCGTCTTTTCCTGGGAAGAAATCAGCCACGTGCCGACCCAGGTGGGCGTCTGGGGGCCACTGGTCATTCTGGTGCCGATCATCGGCGGCCTGGGTGTCGTCTACCTGGTCAAGACCTTCGCGCCGGAGGCTCGGGGGCACGGCGTGCCGGAGGTGATGGACGCGGTCTATTACAAGGAGGGCAAGATCCGCCCGGTGGTTGCGGTGGTGAAGTCGCTGGCCTCGGCGCTGTCGATCGGCACCGGCGCATCGGTCGGCCGCGAAGGCCCGATCATCCAGATCGGCTCGTCCTTCGGTTCAAGCCTGGCCCAGCTTCTGGGGCTGGCGCCCTGGCAACGCATCACCCTGCTGGCGTCCGGCGCCGGCGCGGGGATCGCCGCCACCTTCAACACACCGCTGGGCGGCGTGATGTTCGCGGTCGAATTGTTGATGCCGGAGGTCTCCAGCCGCACCTTCCTGCCGGTGGTGCTGGCCACCGCGACGGCGACCTATGTCGGCCGCATGTTCTTCGGCATGGCGCCGGCGTTCACGGTGCCGCTGATCTCCGACCCGGTCGTCGACGTCATCAACCTGCCGGAACTGGGCGGCTTCATCCTGCTGGGCGTGGTCATCGGCCTGGGCGCGGTCGCGTTTATTCGGCTGCTGTCCTATCTGGAAGACGTGTTCCCGAGCCTGCCGGTCAATATCTATGTCCAGAACATTATCGGCATGGCGATCATCGGCACGGCGATGTATGTGCTGTCGCTGGTCTATGGCCAGTATTTCATCGAAGGCGCCGGCTACGTCACCATCCAGGGCATTCTGGATGACCAGTTCAACTCCATCACCATCCTGGCGGTGCTGTTCATCGCCAAGCTGCTGGCGACGACGATCAGCCTGGGGTCGGGCGCGTCGGGCGGTGTGTTTTCGCCGTCGCTGTTCCTGGGCAGCACGCTCGGCGGGCTCGTGGGCGCCATCCTGGCCTATATCTGGCCGGACGGCGGCTTTTCGGTCGGGGAGTTCGCGCTAGTCGGCATGGCGGCGATGGTCGGCGGCGCCACGGGCGCGGCCATGACCGCAATCGTCATGATTTTCGAGATGACACGGGATTACAACCTGATCGTCCCGATGGTGACCGCCGTGGCGCTGGCGATTGGCGTGCGCCGCGCCCTGTCGCCGGAAAACATCTATACGATCAAACTGGTTGGCCGCGGGCACCGCATCCCGAAAGAGCGGCACACCAACATGTTCCTGGTGCGCCATGCCGGCAATGTCATGGACGAACGCTTTCTCGTCCTGCCGGTGGATACGGGCATGGCCGCCGCCGCCGCGCAGGTCAAGGCAACGGAGCCGCGCCCGCACTATGTGATCTTCCACGAGGGCGACCACATCAAATCCGTGGTGCCGTACGAGACCTATTTCGACTCGTCCGAAGAAACCGGGGCGACGGTCCGGCCGCAGAAGTCGCTACGGTTCGTGCTCGCCCGCCCCACCGACATTCTGCACGACGTGCTGAAACGGCTGGGACACGGGGTCGGCGGCGTGGCGCTGGTGGTGGAAAACAAGGGCGTGCCGCGGATCAACGACGTCCGCGGCGTGATCTCGCTCGAAAATATCGGCGAGGAAGTGTTGCGCCACTTCCGTCAGTGA
- a CDS encoding M20/M25/M40 family metallo-hydrolase, with amino-acid sequence MSRPIDAVLAHADADLDGSLGRLFDFLRIPSISTDPAYKDECLRAAGWAADRLAECGFRAEIRPTAGHPMVVAHHDGAGPDAPHVLYYGHYDVQPPEPLDLWHTGPFEPTLVDGPHGKRIVARGAVDDKGQVMMFFEAFRAWHAVHGNLPCRVTVFLEGEEECGSPSLVPFLEANRAELSEPDIAVVCDTGMWDVDTPAITTMLRGMAYTEVKLTGPSRDLHSGLYGGSALNPINALAKILGDLTDDAGRIQLPGFYDNIPERSMEQKAEWEALGFDEAAFLADVGLSAPSGEAQRSGLERLWARPTADINGIWGGYTGPGSKTVIASEAFAKVSFRLVTGQDPDQVVRAFQQFCDDRAPAGARVEVSDLHGAPAMEVPLDLPELQAARAALADEFGRPAVTVGSGGSIPVVEKMKRILGLDSVLMGFGLNDDQIHSPNEKFEQVCFHHGLRSNARLLAKLAEAAGA; translated from the coding sequence ATGTCCCGCCCCATCGACGCCGTTCTCGCCCATGCCGATGCCGACCTCGACGGCTCGCTCGGCCGGTTGTTCGACTTCCTGCGCATTCCATCGATCAGCACCGATCCCGCCTACAAGGACGAATGCCTGCGCGCGGCGGGGTGGGCCGCGGACCGGCTGGCCGAGTGCGGGTTTCGCGCCGAAATCCGGCCCACCGCCGGCCATCCGATGGTTGTCGCCCACCATGACGGCGCCGGCCCCGACGCGCCCCACGTGCTCTATTACGGACATTACGACGTGCAGCCGCCGGAACCGTTGGACCTCTGGCACACCGGCCCGTTCGAGCCGACCCTGGTGGACGGCCCGCACGGCAAGCGCATCGTCGCCCGCGGCGCGGTCGACGACAAGGGCCAGGTGATGATGTTTTTCGAGGCGTTCCGGGCCTGGCACGCGGTGCACGGCAACCTGCCCTGCCGCGTCACCGTGTTCCTGGAGGGCGAGGAGGAATGCGGCTCGCCCTCGCTCGTTCCCTTCCTGGAAGCGAATCGGGCGGAGCTATCCGAGCCCGACATCGCCGTGGTTTGCGACACCGGCATGTGGGACGTGGACACGCCGGCCATCACCACCATGCTGCGCGGCATGGCCTATACCGAGGTGAAGCTGACCGGCCCGTCGCGCGACCTGCATTCCGGCCTGTATGGCGGCAGCGCGCTCAACCCGATCAACGCACTTGCCAAGATCTTGGGCGACCTGACCGACGACGCTGGCCGGATCCAGTTGCCGGGCTTTTACGACAATATCCCCGAGCGCTCGATGGAGCAGAAGGCGGAATGGGAGGCGCTGGGCTTCGACGAGGCCGCCTTCCTGGCCGATGTCGGCCTCTCCGCGCCGTCGGGCGAGGCGCAGCGCAGCGGGCTGGAGCGGCTCTGGGCCCGGCCGACCGCCGACATCAACGGCATCTGGGGCGGTTATACCGGCCCCGGCTCCAAGACCGTGATCGCCTCGGAAGCCTTTGCCAAGGTCTCTTTCCGCCTCGTCACCGGCCAGGACCCGGACCAGGTGGTGCGCGCCTTCCAGCAATTCTGCGACGACCGCGCGCCGGCCGGCGCCAGGGTCGAGGTGTCGGACCTGCACGGCGCCCCGGCGATGGAAGTGCCCCTCGACCTGCCGGAGCTTCAGGCCGCGCGGGCGGCGCTCGCCGACGAGTTCGGCCGGCCGGCGGTGACGGTGGGCTCCGGCGGTTCCATCCCCGTGGTGGAGAAGATGAAGCGCATTCTGGGCCTGGACAGCGTGCTGATGGGCTTCGGCCTGAACGACGACCAGATCCACAGCCCGAACGAGAAGTTCGAGCAGGTCTGCTTCCACCACGGCCTGCGCTCCAACGCCCGCCTGCTGGCCAAGCTGGCGGAAGCGGCAGGCGCCTGA
- a CDS encoding CBS domain-containing protein, whose protein sequence is MLVKDVMTKTVITVTPETRVTEIANTMVSAGISGLPVVDPRGKVIGIVSEGDLMRRAETETAHRRSWWLTLFGSSEGTAQRYIRTHAMKAADLMSRSIVSVHSDDTLETVANLLEEHRIKRVPVIDNGQLVGIVSRSNLVQALSAIYAARPPAPSMNDTQLRAEVERHIEDTGVPAFYLNVVVANGVVDLWGVVSTRDEADALRVAAESVRGVKSVSMHVTANAQLLSGV, encoded by the coding sequence ATGCTGGTCAAAGACGTCATGACGAAAACCGTCATCACCGTAACACCGGAGACACGGGTCACGGAAATTGCCAACACGATGGTCTCGGCCGGCATCAGCGGCCTGCCCGTGGTCGATCCCCGCGGCAAGGTCATCGGCATTGTCAGCGAGGGCGACCTGATGCGGCGCGCGGAGACCGAGACCGCGCATCGCCGTTCGTGGTGGCTCACCCTGTTCGGCTCCTCCGAAGGCACGGCCCAGCGCTATATCCGCACCCATGCCATGAAGGCCGCCGACCTGATGAGCCGATCCATCGTCTCCGTACATTCAGACGACACATTGGAAACCGTGGCCAACCTGTTGGAAGAACACAGAATCAAACGGGTTCCGGTCATCGACAACGGGCAGCTGGTGGGCATTGTCAGCCGGTCGAACCTGGTGCAGGCGCTCTCGGCGATCTATGCCGCGCGGCCGCCGGCCCCGTCGATGAACGACACCCAGTTGCGGGCCGAGGTGGAGCGGCATATCGAAGACACCGGCGTCCCGGCCTTCTATCTGAATGTGGTCGTCGCCAACGGGGTCGTCGATCTGTGGGGCGTCGTCTCGACCCGGGACGAGGCCGATGCCCTGCGCGTCGCGGCGGAGTCGGTGCGCGGCGTCAAATCGGTTAGCATGCACGTGACCGCCAACGCCCAGCTCTTGAGCGGCGTCTGA
- a CDS encoding YifB family Mg chelatase-like AAA ATPase — MVAHIQTAAFNGVEVLPVDVQVHLARGAIPGFFVVGLPNKAVSESKERVRAALAAIGMAIPPTRVTVNLAPADVVKEGSHYDLPIALAVLVALGKVDASAAAQWLVLGELGLDGTLAPVAGVLPAAIHALSRNLGIVCPLANGGEAAWAGSVQAVAPRDLLELINHLNDDTTLTPPKAAALAAPPAAPDLRDVKGQETVKRALEIAAAGGHNLLMSGPPGSGKSMLAARLPGLLPPLTPAEALSVSMIHSVAGNLEGGRILRHPPYRDPHHSASVPALVGGGVGAKPGEVSLAHYGVLFLDELPEFTRPALEALRQPLEGGTVTVARANRHVTYPANVQLIAAMNPCRCGHIDDAGRACSRAPKCAADYQARISGPVFDRIDMVVEVPRVSTADLALPPAEDGTAEVAARVAEARAIQRERFRALAPDQHLRVNAEAEGGLLETIATPDAEGLALLQRAAERLQLSARAYHRTLRVARTIADLDRAESVRRPHIAEALSYRRRSG; from the coding sequence GTGGTCGCGCATATCCAGACGGCAGCGTTCAACGGGGTCGAGGTGTTGCCGGTCGACGTGCAGGTTCACCTCGCCCGCGGCGCCATTCCCGGCTTTTTCGTCGTTGGCCTGCCGAACAAGGCGGTCTCGGAAAGCAAGGAACGGGTGCGGGCGGCGCTGGCCGCCATCGGCATGGCGATCCCGCCGACGCGGGTCACCGTCAACCTGGCGCCGGCGGACGTGGTCAAGGAGGGCTCGCATTACGACCTGCCGATCGCCCTGGCGGTGCTGGTGGCGCTCGGCAAGGTCGATGCCAGCGCGGCGGCGCAGTGGCTGGTGCTGGGCGAGCTGGGGCTGGACGGCACCCTGGCGCCGGTGGCGGGCGTATTGCCGGCGGCGATCCATGCGCTCAGCCGCAATCTGGGCATTGTCTGCCCGCTGGCGAACGGCGGCGAGGCGGCCTGGGCCGGATCGGTGCAGGCGGTGGCGCCGCGCGACCTGCTGGAACTCATCAACCATCTGAACGACGACACGACGCTGACGCCGCCGAAGGCGGCCGCGCTGGCGGCGCCTCCCGCCGCACCGGACCTGCGTGACGTGAAGGGGCAGGAGACCGTCAAGCGCGCGCTGGAGATCGCGGCGGCCGGCGGCCACAACCTGCTGATGAGCGGGCCGCCCGGCTCCGGCAAGAGCATGCTGGCCGCGCGCCTGCCGGGCCTGCTGCCACCGCTCACGCCGGCGGAGGCGCTCTCGGTCAGCATGATCCACTCGGTGGCCGGCAATCTGGAGGGCGGCCGCATCCTGCGCCATCCGCCCTATCGCGACCCGCACCACTCCGCCAGCGTGCCGGCGCTGGTCGGCGGCGGCGTCGGCGCCAAGCCGGGTGAGGTGTCGCTGGCGCATTACGGCGTGCTGTTCCTGGACGAGTTGCCGGAATTCACCCGGCCGGCGCTGGAGGCGCTGCGCCAGCCGCTGGAGGGCGGCACCGTGACCGTCGCCCGCGCCAACCGACACGTGACCTATCCGGCGAACGTGCAGTTGATCGCGGCCATGAATCCCTGCCGCTGCGGCCATATCGACGATGCCGGCCGGGCGTGCTCACGGGCGCCGAAATGCGCCGCCGACTATCAGGCTCGCATTTCCGGTCCGGTGTTCGACCGCATCGACATGGTGGTGGAGGTGCCGCGGGTCTCCACCGCCGACCTGGCGCTGCCGCCGGCCGAGGACGGCACGGCGGAGGTGGCGGCACGGGTGGCGGAGGCGCGCGCGATCCAGCGCGAACGCTTCCGGGCGCTGGCCCCGGACCAACACCTGCGCGTGAACGCGGAGGCCGAGGGCGGGCTGCTGGAGACCATCGCCACGCCCGATGCCGAGGGACTGGCCCTATTGCAGCGCGCGGCCGAGCGCCTGCAACTCTCCGCCCGCGCCTATCACCGCACCCTGCGCGTCGCCCGCACGATTGCCGACCTGGACCGGGCGGAATCCGTGCGCCGCCCGCACATCGCCGAGGCGCTGAGCTATCGCCGCCGCAGCGGATAG
- a CDS encoding methylated-DNA--[protein]-cysteine S-methyltransferase translates to MNAPLPPHPDDTQPQYALIEAAMAWLADMRTEQPSLEDLAEHIGYAPAHLQKVFTRWVGVSPKRFLSYLTLDYAKERLAEADSVLDAAYAAGLSAPSRLHDLFVAHEGITPGDYKRRGAGLAVQWGWHNSPFGDALVMQTERGVCGLAFASGEAGRQAVLANMQARWPAATFAENRAATGATAAAIFGEEGQRIPLHLTGTNFQVRVWEALLRIPDGALVPYQWVANAIGQPSAARAVGAAIGRNPVSFLIPCHRAILTSGYLRNYEWGLPRKMAMIGWEAAHRQKAA, encoded by the coding sequence ATGAACGCTCCCCTGCCCCCACACCCGGACGACACCCAGCCGCAATACGCGCTGATCGAGGCCGCCATGGCCTGGCTCGCCGACATGCGCACCGAACAGCCGAGCCTGGAGGACCTGGCCGAGCATATCGGCTATGCGCCGGCGCATCTGCAAAAGGTCTTCACGCGCTGGGTCGGCGTCAGCCCGAAGCGGTTCCTCAGCTATCTGACCCTGGACTATGCCAAGGAACGCCTGGCGGAGGCCGACAGCGTGCTCGACGCCGCCTATGCCGCCGGCCTCTCGGCACCGTCGCGGCTGCACGACCTGTTCGTGGCGCATGAGGGGATCACCCCCGGCGACTACAAACGCCGCGGCGCGGGGCTGGCGGTTCAGTGGGGCTGGCACAACTCGCCCTTCGGCGACGCCTTGGTGATGCAGACAGAGCGCGGCGTCTGCGGCCTGGCCTTTGCCTCCGGCGAGGCGGGCCGGCAGGCGGTGCTGGCGAACATGCAGGCGCGCTGGCCCGCGGCGACATTCGCAGAAAACCGGGCCGCGACCGGGGCGACGGCCGCCGCCATTTTCGGCGAAGAAGGCCAGCGCATTCCGCTGCACCTGACCGGCACGAATTTCCAGGTCCGGGTGTGGGAGGCGCTGCTGCGCATTCCGGACGGCGCGCTGGTGCCCTATCAATGGGTCGCCAATGCCATCGGCCAGCCGAGCGCCGCCCGCGCCGTCGGCGCCGCCATCGGCCGGAACCCGGTCAGCTTCCTGATTCCCTGCCACCGGGCGATTCTGACCAGCGGCTATCTGCGCAACTACGAATGGGGCCTGCCGCGCAAAATGGCCATGATCGGCTGGGAAGCGGCGCATCGGCAAAAGGCCGCTTAA
- a CDS encoding LUD domain-containing protein codes for MTLAEGGVAETGSLVFRSGAETPMLHNFLGLHHIAVVRKDGIGRYLESVFGADAPALPRILTLVTGTSGTADIEAVNIRGARAALSAHSGSRFRSADRRAGEAGGKRTCHFR; via the coding sequence GTGACCCTGGCCGAGGGTGGGGTGGCGGAGACCGGCAGCCTCGTGTTTCGCTCCGGCGCCGAAACGCCGATGCTGCACAATTTCCTGGGCCTGCACCATATCGCGGTGGTCCGAAAGGACGGCATTGGCCGCTATCTGGAAAGCGTGTTCGGCGCGGATGCCCCGGCCCTGCCCCGCATCCTGACGCTCGTCACCGGCACCAGCGGCACGGCGGATATCGAGGCCGTCAACATCCGCGGCGCACGGGCCGCGCTATCTGCACATTCTGGTTCTCGATTCCGATCCGCAGACCGGCGAGCGGGCGAAGCCGGCGGCAAGCGAACCTGTCATTTTCGATGA